The genomic stretch TACTTTAGAATAATATATAACCTCTCCTAATTCCTCTTCTATACTAGTTATACATTCATGAAAATCAAATTCTAAAGAAAAGTTAGAAATTATTTCAACCCTATACACACATCCTCCATATCAATTTTCATCTTCGTTAATAAAAAAATCATTAAATTTAACATTTCTATCAGTACCAATTTTAGAAATAACATCTTTATTTTCTTTTTTATTTAATAAGTCATCTTGTTCCTTTTTACGATCTCTTTTAAAGACAAAAAAGAAGAATTTTATCAAAATAAAATTCTTTATAGAAAACTTAGAAAAAGCTTCAAAAAGCATAGGAATAAAAAGCAAAGCTAAAAATGTACTAGCAATCATTCCACCAATAAAGGTAAAAGCAATTGGTTTAATCAGTTCACTATTATTCGAATTTGAAAATGCCATTGGAAACAGTCCTATTATTGAGGTTAAAGAAGACATCAAAATTGGTCTAAATCTAGAACGACCCGCTTCAACTATTGCTTCTCTAAGCTTAAATCCTCTTTTAATCAATAAATTAATATAATCCACCAATACAATACCAGTATTAACAACAACACCAACAAGCATAAGCATACCAATCGCACTCAAAACAGAAATTTTTTCTCCTGATATAAAATAAATCAGTATAACACCTATTAAAGTCAATGGAATTGTAAATAGAATAATAAAAGGCTTTAGCAAAGATTCAAATTGTGCTGCCATTACTCCAAATACAAGCAAGACAGCCATTAAAATTATTACTTTAAATTGCTGCATACTATTTATAAATGAATCATATTCTCCTTCAAATTTAACCAATATACCATCCCTTTGTGGAACTTTATTAGTTACAAAATCTACTACATCTTCCGTAACAGAAGCTAAACTTTCATTTGGAGCAATACCTGCTGTCAGTGTAATTACCAAAGATTGATCTTCTCGCAACAGACTGCTAACTCCTTTTGTCTTTCTCAAATTAGCTATTAAAGATAGAGGAATTTTTACACCAAATTTATTTATAACAAATATATTATCCAAATCTTTCAATCCAACAATATTATTTCTATCAAGCTTAAGCAAAATATCATAACTCACTCCATTTTCAATATATTTTCCTGCCGAAATCCCATCAATATTGGCTCCAACTTCTCTTGAAATAGTTTCTATATTAATCCCATAAGAATAAGCTTTCTCTCTATCTATATTTATATCAATTTGCGGCCCTTCTTGTATATCAAGTCTAGGATTTATAAGACTTGGGAATCTTTTCTTTAAAAGATTAATCAACAATTCTCCATATTCCTTTGCATATTCAAAATTTAAAGATGTAATTTTAATTGCAATAGGAGGGCCGCCAAGAGAATTTCTATCTGATAAAGCATAAGAATTTAAAATAGGATAAAGACTCTTAACACGATTATCAACTCTATACTGAATCTCTCTCCAATCATCAATTTCTTCTGTTAAAGACAATAAAACTCTAAAATAAAAACCTCCTGAATCTATATCAGAAACAATACTTTTATAAGCCCTAATTTCACTTTTTAAAATTTCCAAAACCTTATCTGAATATGATTTTGAAATATCCAAGCTTGTTCTATTTGGAAAACTAAAAGAAAAATTAATCACAGAAGGACGCTCATTAGGCATAAAAGATACATTTAAAAACGGAAACAAAACTAAACTTACAATAAAACTACATATAACAAGAAACAAAAAAATCAACTTATGATTCAAAACATAATTCAATAAAATAACATAAAATCTCTCTCCAAAAGCATAAACATTATGTAAAAAGCCATCAACTTTTTTAACTAATGTGTTTCTAATGGGTTTTTGAAAACTAGTATAAAGTTTAATATAGTAACTTGACAAAACCGGAACTAAAAAAACTGCAACAAACAAAGAAACCGTTAAAGATATAACAATAGTAAAAGCAAAATCCCTAAGAAAATCACCAATCATACCCAATTCTGCTTTAAAAATAAGCATAGGTGCAAATACACAAATCGACGTTAAAGTTGCAGCCATAATTGGAATCATCATTTCTTGTGTTCCAAGAATAGCAGCAGATATAAGCTTTGCACCTTTTTGCCTATATCTATATATATTCTCTATAACAACAATAGAACAATCTACAACCATACCAACACTTAAAGCAAGCCCTGATAAGCTCATAATATTTAATGAAATATTTGCAAAATACATTAAACAAAAAGTAATAATAATAGCTAATGGTATTGTAATGCCAATAATAACAGTTGCTCTAAAGCTTCTTAAAAAAAAGAAAATAATACATAATGCAAGAACTGCTCCTGAATAAGCTGAATGAGAAACAGAAGAAAGAGCATTCCTAATATGTTCAGCATTATCTTTAAAAACATCTAGAGAAATATCTTTTGGAAGTATAAGTTTAATTTTTTCAAATTCTGCATTTACTGCATTTGAA from Borrelia duttonii Ly encodes the following:
- a CDS encoding efflux RND transporter permease subunit translates to MLVKKVVNKPITMLILFSLLIILSIYTFSRLNINLLPNVEDANLYVSTLYAGSSAKEVEEKVTRILESNLSLVKNIKTISSISSKGHSEITLNFYHGTNLDLVLNEVKDTLEFSKGLLPKEAGLPRISRDRLDGIPVISFFMYSDRSVVELKRYAKELLKPRLERLAGVGLVNITGGGDKHIVVEVSQNRLEAYGLTLSDIVPFISSQNVEFSVGEILDNDLQYQVQISGNFNSIKDLEDVVIAYKSYSLQDDSLVQVKLRDVASIKTIFKEKKYVYYSDKPSVSISIQKQNDANFVNVSNAVNAEFEKIKLILPKDISLDVFKDNAEHIRNALSSVSHSAYSGAVLALCIIFFFLRSFRATVIIGITIPLAIIITFCLMYFANISLNIMSLSGLALSVGMVVDCSIVVIENIYRYRQKGAKLISAAILGTQEMMIPIMAATLTSICVFAPMLIFKAELGMIGDFLRDFAFTIVISLTVSLFVAVFLVPVLSSYYIKLYTSFQKPIRNTLVKKVDGFLHNVYAFGERFYVILLNYVLNHKLIFLFLVICSFIVSLVLFPFLNVSFMPNERPSVINFSFSFPNRTSLDISKSYSDKVLEILKSEIRAYKSIVSDIDSGGFYFRVLLSLTEEIDDWREIQYRVDNRVKSLYPILNSYALSDRNSLGGPPIAIKITSLNFEYAKEYGELLINLLKKRFPSLINPRLDIQEGPQIDINIDREKAYSYGINIETISREVGANIDGISAGKYIENGVSYDILLKLDRNNIVGLKDLDNIFVINKFGVKIPLSLIANLRKTKGVSSLLREDQSLVITLTAGIAPNESLASVTEDVVDFVTNKVPQRDGILVKFEGEYDSFINSMQQFKVIILMAVLLVFGVMAAQFESLLKPFIILFTIPLTLIGVILIYFISGEKISVLSAIGMLMLVGVVVNTGIVLVDYINLLIKRGFKLREAIVEAGRSRFRPILMSSLTSIIGLFPMAFSNSNNSELIKPIAFTFIGGMIASTFLALLFIPMLFEAFSKFSIKNFILIKFFFFVFKRDRKKEQDDLLNKKENKDVISKIGTDRNVKFNDFFINEDEN